The nucleotide sequence TCAGTTTTTCCACCTTGCCCTCGGCCTCAGTGAGCCGGGTTTCGCAGAAACGGGCCTGCTTGATGCCTTCCTCGAAGAGCTTCAGAGATTTGTCGAGGGGGAGATCCGGTTCCTCGAGCTGCTCGACGATTTCCTCGAGCTTCTGCAGCGAGGATTCGAAGGAATCTTTCTCGGTTTTTGGCATGGCTAAGGTCCTAAACCTGGGGCGCGCCGGTCGTCAATGCTATTGTAGGGTC is from Deltaproteobacteria bacterium PRO3 and encodes:
- the xseB gene encoding exodeoxyribonuclease VII small subunit — protein: MPKTEKDSFESSLQKLEEIVEQLEEPDLPLDKSLKLFEEGIKQARFCETRLTEAEGKVEKLIQENEAFKKEPLEL